One Fibrobacter sp. UWB2 DNA window includes the following coding sequences:
- a CDS encoding fibro-slime domain-containing protein, whose amino-acid sequence MKFYRWITLGALFGCSVVAFAQTQDVRTLDIVIRDFQPNHPDFENFSEESVDHINEIYNYVTPTGAALNLYGYDAVWYSSSNYHNTCGNMNTFTKYGVGAEIGTDGFPRQVNTYLPAYLQTVSAGPVLEYGECSQKSTQGWTQRGYKNAQNDVSGYKCPNGGTVWANPVIYTPGMVNPYLMFAPPGADGKIDMYDGVVISKMNERCDNKFFEQWYLDVPGQNKRVNTTMDIPRDPAGTKYYIYDYNYNNGGYSPLDSINPTTREWVMNKPCNASIQTNGVCDQYDPQTLSIFCPPYNYQYAKSQADFLNQNTAQLCQDWLNQGGPRAVDNGSGHSAAWQAAVMNGSLGLQHLRNYAFTMMGYASFKYKASNQTPTPEVFEFAGDDDMWIFVDGVLVVDLGGTHLSAPGKVNIQTLALNNHGCHVGEPLSGYTNCSGASDATGWADDTWHHLHFFYADRQSDGSNIYIRTSLAELAPSRYGQPTVSDVVVKVDENGISHNSMYMNVPLADSSLIAINNPNVPSMVVLREVTDANGQKVTLVYGFYVTSMTGPVDKGADGQMYQFEGVVKDLNGNIVEGGLLGDDRLAFNVPYSQGLNDDGNGGNYTAQEWAQLMAWSQKVTFYVASSSGKHVEGFDEREKWGKISYTAVATTPVVPDDPAYDRPDFTNESQTLTNLAGSGTIPTDMTADLVLTPIPAVNNVDPLKWAKDSAKVLMTSGAQGATTIPAGAGVVYGAGQDANKTLCYNDGSASVPGKKSNESCTSWSFPTTQPFHVNIRVFDHLGHFVNQYSKRVTQEEFENALNGLRSSTKSAGVKMPGCGETPMYGSTGAMLATIKMYPVTDKGRLLATGPYVYQMTVVKEAYSYCYASNGNNPTIMTMPFQRTTETIRRGYRRTQKK is encoded by the coding sequence ATGAAATTTTATAGATGGATAACCCTCGGTGCTCTGTTTGGTTGTTCCGTTGTTGCTTTTGCCCAGACCCAGGATGTCCGCACGTTGGATATTGTGATTCGCGATTTCCAGCCGAATCACCCGGACTTCGAAAACTTTTCGGAAGAATCCGTCGACCATATTAACGAGATATATAACTACGTGACACCGACTGGTGCCGCATTGAATTTGTATGGCTACGATGCCGTTTGGTACTCTAGCTCTAATTACCATAATACTTGCGGTAATATGAACACGTTCACCAAGTATGGTGTCGGTGCTGAAATTGGTACTGATGGTTTCCCGAGACAGGTGAACACGTATCTCCCGGCCTATTTGCAGACTGTTTCTGCTGGTCCTGTCTTGGAGTATGGTGAATGTTCCCAGAAGTCTACTCAGGGATGGACGCAGCGTGGTTACAAGAATGCCCAGAATGACGTGAGTGGTTACAAATGCCCGAATGGTGGTACAGTCTGGGCTAACCCGGTTATTTACACGCCGGGCATGGTGAACCCCTATTTGATGTTTGCTCCTCCTGGTGCCGATGGCAAGATTGATATGTATGACGGTGTCGTCATCAGCAAGATGAACGAACGCTGCGATAACAAGTTCTTTGAACAGTGGTATCTCGACGTGCCGGGCCAGAACAAGCGTGTCAACACGACAATGGATATCCCGAGGGATCCGGCTGGTACCAAGTACTACATTTACGACTATAACTATAACAATGGTGGTTACTCTCCGCTGGATAGCATCAACCCGACTACAAGAGAATGGGTGATGAACAAGCCCTGTAACGCTTCGATCCAGACGAACGGTGTGTGTGACCAGTATGACCCGCAGACTCTCTCTATTTTCTGCCCGCCTTACAATTACCAGTACGCCAAGTCTCAGGCCGACTTCTTGAACCAGAATACGGCTCAGCTTTGCCAGGATTGGTTGAATCAGGGTGGCCCGCGTGCTGTTGATAACGGTAGTGGCCATAGCGCAGCTTGGCAGGCCGCTGTGATGAACGGTAGCCTCGGCTTGCAGCATCTCCGCAATTACGCCTTTACCATGATGGGTTATGCAAGCTTCAAGTACAAGGCTTCTAACCAGACTCCGACTCCGGAAGTGTTTGAATTCGCTGGTGACGATGACATGTGGATCTTCGTGGATGGCGTGCTTGTTGTCGACTTGGGCGGTACGCACTTGTCTGCTCCAGGCAAGGTCAACATCCAGACTTTGGCTTTGAACAATCATGGTTGCCATGTCGGTGAACCGCTTTCCGGTTACACGAACTGCTCCGGCGCTTCTGATGCAACTGGCTGGGCCGATGACACTTGGCATCATTTGCACTTCTTCTATGCTGACCGCCAGTCCGATGGTTCCAACATTTACATCCGTACGTCTCTTGCCGAACTTGCTCCGTCTCGTTACGGCCAGCCGACTGTTAGCGATGTCGTCGTGAAGGTGGACGAAAACGGTATTTCTCACAACAGCATGTACATGAACGTCCCGCTGGCTGACTCTAGCCTTATCGCCATCAACAATCCGAACGTTCCTTCGATGGTTGTGTTGCGCGAAGTGACCGATGCTAACGGCCAGAAGGTGACGTTGGTTTATGGCTTCTATGTGACTTCGATGACGGGCCCGGTTGACAAGGGTGCCGATGGTCAGATGTACCAGTTTGAAGGTGTCGTGAAGGACCTTAATGGAAACATTGTTGAAGGTGGTCTCCTTGGTGATGACCGCTTGGCATTCAACGTTCCGTATAGCCAGGGACTTAACGATGATGGCAATGGCGGTAACTACACTGCACAGGAATGGGCTCAGTTGATGGCCTGGTCTCAGAAGGTGACTTTCTATGTGGCTTCTAGCTCTGGCAAGCATGTGGAAGGCTTCGATGAACGTGAAAAGTGGGGTAAGATTTCTTATACCGCTGTGGCTACGACTCCTGTGGTGCCTGACGATCCTGCTTATGACCGTCCGGACTTTACGAATGAATCCCAGACGCTTACGAACTTGGCTGGTAGCGGTACGATTCCGACCGACATGACGGCTGACCTTGTTTTGACTCCGATTCCGGCTGTCAATAACGTTGACCCGCTCAAGTGGGCTAAGGATAGCGCCAAGGTGCTTATGACTTCTGGTGCTCAGGGCGCAACGACAATCCCTGCAGGTGCCGGCGTTGTTTATGGTGCAGGCCAGGATGCAAACAAGACTCTCTGCTATAATGACGGTTCTGCTAGCGTTCCGGGCAAGAAGAGTAACGAATCTTGCACGAGCTGGTCTTTCCCGACTACTCAGCCGTTCCATGTGAACATTCGCGTGTTTGACCATCTCGGCCACTTTGTGAACCAGTACAGCAAGCGCGTGACGCAGGAAGAATTTGAAAACGCCTTGAACGGCTTGCGTTCTTCTACGAAGTCTGCAGGTGTGAAGATGCCGGGCTGCGGTGAAACTCCGATGTATGGCTCTACGGGTGCAATGCTTGCTACGATCAAGATGTATCCGGTTACGGACAAGGGTCGCTTGCTTGCAACGGGTCCGTATGTTTACCAGATGACGGTCGTGAAGGAAGCTTACTCTTACTGCTATGCAAGTAACGGTAACAACCCGACCATCATGACGATGCCGTTCCAGCGTACTACGGAAACGATTCGTCGTGGTTATCGCAGAACTCAGAAAAAATAA